The window TTTTAGTTTTATGACAAACCTTAACCATCCTATGATTTTAGTTCACATATTTCCAATGCTTGAAGTTAACTTATTGCACCTGGTGAGTAGAAGTCAGTGAGAAATGGAATTGAACAAAAGCTGGCTAAAACAATGAACTAGTGTTAACTTGTAATCGTTTATGAAATCCTGTGCAATGGGTGAACAGCTGATAAGTGAACCCAGGTGTTGGAAACAGAAGTTGTAATACAGGTTGCGTTATACAATTGTGGTGTCATGTTAGTGTACATTCACATTTCATTGAACATATACCAAAATTGTAACAACACATGATTTAACTCTTCAATAATTGCCTATTTTAATCTGAATTGTTACATAAACCTtgcattgtgtgtctgtctgtcagaagaTAATTTTATGAGGTCTTTCTCCAGTAAAGTGGTATATATGGAGGTACACATAACTTTCCTCCATAGATTTAAACCAGCCTGCCAAATCTGCCTGCTAAAATTCTGTTTGCACATAACTCTGTAAAAGGTTGCAGTGTAAGGTAAGCCCTTTAGTTTGAACACACGCCGGGCAGAGGTCATGACATCCACTTTAACTTCAAAACAAAGCCACCTCGTGGAAATACACACAGGGTAAGGACAATCCCAAAAATGTCCAATTAAAAAAGTCAGTTTCTATCTGGCAGAGAACCTTAACATTTTCTGAATGCTGAGAATGTCCTTGTCTGTGCTTTTGTGTTTCTCTCACCCGGTCATAACAGCTGCTGTCTTTCCAGTCGTTTTCCCAGCCAGTAGTCAGAGCTTCTACATTGTTATAGTCTATATACACCTGCAGGGGGCGATAGGCGACAGGCAATGAACAGCAGGAATGAAAGGAAGCTATTAACAGTGCCTAGCTTTAGATAATTGTTGATCTGGCACGGCAGCAATGTGGTTGAGGATAGTTGAATACAGAAAGTTAGGTACCAAGGGTAGCCCAGTTAGAAGGATGGGTGCTGGCACTTAATTACAAGGATGTGCCTTCTCGCCATGCATGTTCTGACAATGGCAGACAGGTATTTCTCCCCATCCTGGGTGGTGTAGGTGACTTGGGGGCAGGTGTTTTTCCAGGTGTGTTGGCCAGCTGGTAGACAAAGGCACTGTTGATGTTGTGCGGTTTGTTCACAGCCCACTGCTCACAGCTCCACTcaggtacacacgcacacactcaggCACACATTGTAAAACAGCACTTCAGTACAATGGATTACATGTACAAATGATTCCATTATCTGAAAGGGGTTTCATATGACTAGAATCCCTTTTTATATTACCCTTTGTGTTGTTGGCGACAGCCTTGAAGATCTGCTGGAGGGGCAGGGCCCTCTGAGCCTGGACATAACCTCAGAGGGCTGGGAAACCACATAGACAAGTGAAGATTCaaagacagaaatacagtgtttatTATCTGTATGCAttaagtgtgtgcatgtgaatgtACCTAGCTGTCACAGTAGCAGTGTTCTCCATCCAGGCCATAATCTATCCTGTGGTACATGGCGGAGAGTGGGTCTCTCCTGCTTACCTGAtgggaaacacaaaaacattggaATTCTTAAATATGTGACAACCTCTAGTACTATGTTCATTCACCTACCTTCTCAGATAAAGACCCCAGACTGAGACGTGTCTTTGTTTGCCTTTGAAAGAGTATCTGCAAAAGGTTGGTTGGTTCTTCTATTCTCTCTGTATTGGTGAGAGTTGGTGAGAACTTTTCCAAAAGAAGTCCAGAGAAGAgcgtatacaggtgctggtcatacaattagaatagcatcttcctcttcacaataccccatatattttctatagggttaaggtcaggcgagtttgctggccaatttagaacagggataccatggtccttgaaccaggtactggtagctttggcactgtgtgcaggtgccaagtcctggtggaaaatgaaatctgcatctccataaaagttggtcagcagcaggaagcatgaagtgctctaaaacttcctggtagatggctgtgttgaccttggacctcagaaaacacagtggaccaacaccagcagatgacatggcaccccaaaccatcactgactgtggaaactttacactggactacaagcaacgtggattctgtgcctctcctctcatcctccagactctgggaacttgatttccaaaggaaatgctatatttattttcatcagagAACCTAACCttgaccactcagcagcagtccagtcctttttgtctttagcccaggcgagacgcttctgacactgtctcttgttcaagagtggcttgacacaaggaatgcgacagctgaaacccatgtcttgcatacgtttgtacgtggtggttcttgaagcactgactccagctgcagtccactctttgtgaatctcccccacatttttgaatgggttttgtatcacaatcctctccagggtgcggttattgcttgtacacctttttctaccacatattttccttcccttcgcctctctattaatgtgcttggacacagagctctgtgaacagccagcctctttagctatgaccttttgtgtcttgccctccttgtgcaaggtgtcaatggtcatcttttggactgCTGTGatgtcagcagtcttccccacgATTGTGTTGCCttcagaactagactgagagaccatttaaaggcctttacaGGTGTTtttggttaattagctgattagagtgtggcaccaggtgtcttcgatattgaaccttttcacaatattctaattttcagagatactgaatttggggttttcattagttgtcagttataatcatcaaaattaaaagaaataaacacttgaaatatatcagtctgtgtggaatgaatgtatacattattaaagtttttgaatggaattactgaaataaatcaactttttgatgatattcaaattttatgaccagcacctgtatagagGAGTCAGCTAAACTGATAGAGGGGCTCTGTCATAGATTGTACGGTCCTGAACTGTGAAACATGGAAAACGTGTGCAGAAGGGGCGGTTTGTCAGCGATGAATTTGATTGGCTTTTGCCTCGTTCGATCCCCGCCCGCAAATGAGATCCCGGAAGCTTCCCGGGTAAGAAATGTGTTTGGGTTTCGAATTGCTGTTTTTCCTAGTGGCTATTACCTTTACCCACGCATCTGATATTAATTGCAGGCAATTTTTGCGGGTATATGTCTTCTCCCTAAAACTATCAGTCGTTGTTAAACTACATTCCAACAGAGTGCttgttacaaaaacaacaacaaaccctCAGATCAGTTGTTAAAGTGCCAAACGAGTCTGATACTGAAATGCTTTCTTGAactctttttatattttatatattttctcctcacataataatgtattaatggGTGCCAACTATATTGAGTAAGCTACCAGACATGATAGCATGTGGTCATTCAAACGATCGTGGGTGTATTTAAAAAGGGTTTTCATATAAATCGTTTTACGTATTATGTTTTCTAAATCTATTCTCCTGTATCCCATTTCCATCTAGCGAATCTCTGTCAGTTATTCTCAATCTTATCTTTCTCTCCTGTTTTCCACCTTCTACACATCTCTCTAGAAATGAGCAGCTGTGTTCTGGATGAGGAGACGTTCTGTCGGTGCTGCCAGCTCTTCCTGGAACACTCCCACTCCCTATGTGATGGCTGGAGCTGGCAACTGGTAAAGGTATGTAAATGGCAAAGTTTGGAGGGAGAGGATTTTAGGACAGAGTATGGTTGAGGTACTTAAAATTGAGAAGGGTAGTGCTGGAATGGCTTGGGTTACAGAATTAGGCTTAAGGAACAGCTGAACTGCTTTACTTCCTGGGTAATCTCCAGAAACCTAGTGCTAAATGCATTGTAGGCTGAATGGAATCAAGTAATAGTCTTAAGTAATAGGTGGACCTTCCctctaacattttaaatgttattcatttagcagacacacatATCTGGGGCAACTTAGAGTTAGTGCATATATTTTAAGACCGCTAgatgggacaaccacacaatctAGTAGTAGGATACTTTACCCAGTAAAGGAGCTATTGTGCTTAGAAAAGCCTGCTTCCTCCGAGTTTCCTCCTTCCTTGGAGTGAAGACACCAcagataaaaatgtaaaaaaaaatgtattaactacGTTTGCCTGACTCATTGTTTCTGTTGCAGGGTTCTGAGGAAGGCTATCTGAGGAAGGTTGCACTGGGGAATGTCAGAATCAGAACCAGCTCTAACCCAAACCAGATCACCGACCAATACATACAGGGAGCCAGTTCCGACCAGCGCCAGGGGAGGACCTCCCCTTTCACCCCCCATAAGGAGAACGATGATGACCACAATGATGAACAGTATTATGATGACGATGATGGAGCTGTGTGTTGTATGCAGGATAGCAGGAGTAGCGGCGTGATTCAGTATGAATACCACATTCTCTACTCCTACAGTTACCAGACTCCTGTCCTCTACTTCAGAGCCTCAACCCTAGGTATGTAGACACAGTACTGGCT is drawn from Esox lucius isolate fEsoLuc1 chromosome 14, fEsoLuc1.pri, whole genome shotgun sequence and contains these coding sequences:
- the atg10 gene encoding ubiquitin-like-conjugating enzyme ATG10 isoform X1, with amino-acid sequence MIACGHSNDQMSSCVLDEETFCRCCQLFLEHSHSLCDGWSWQLVKGSEEGYLRKVALGNVRIRTSSNPNQITDQYIQGASSDQRQGRTSPFTPHKENDDDHNDEQYYDDDDGAVCCMQDSRSSGVIQYEYHILYSYSYQTPVLYFRASTLEGRSLSLEEVWDGVHPNYRQRLQHGPWDTITQQEHPLLGQSFFVLHPCRTEEFMRPVLQAALEEHRQVNYVVTWLSVVGPVVGLDVPLSYCTKVPAPSHTSPSPLQPPALQTQPD
- the atg10 gene encoding ubiquitin-like-conjugating enzyme ATG10 isoform X2 produces the protein MSSCVLDEETFCRCCQLFLEHSHSLCDGWSWQLVKGSEEGYLRKVALGNVRIRTSSNPNQITDQYIQGASSDQRQGRTSPFTPHKENDDDHNDEQYYDDDDGAVCCMQDSRSSGVIQYEYHILYSYSYQTPVLYFRASTLEGRSLSLEEVWDGVHPNYRQRLQHGPWDTITQQEHPLLGQSFFVLHPCRTEEFMRPVLQAALEEHRQVNYVVTWLSVVGPVVGLDVPLSYCTKVPAPSHTSPSPLQPPALQTQPD